One Undibacter mobilis genomic region harbors:
- a CDS encoding NAD(P)/FAD-dependent oxidoreductase, translating into MARTDVIVLGGGIVGTSIALQLVKRGMSVALIERGRPGEETSYGNAGVIEGSTIMPPAFPSDFGALLRVALKQASDANYHMSFLPWVAPWLLKFRAYSQPQAIEKTARINRPFFAQAIPEHEELMLQSGATQLLRCNGWIKLYRNDAAITGMKREFELAREFNVPVEVLDPDGVRKLEPSINPTFKHAVYWPAAVSLSDPLALTQAYAARFAALGGFTFKGDALRLHRSGSNWRVETDEGPIDAPEVIVALGPWAPDLLKNFGIRLPMGFKRGYHRHFKTEESAPLSRPVVDVHYGYLITPMRQGIRLTTGAEFAPRDAAATPAQIDRLMPKLKELYRIGSPAEDRTWLGARPCFPDSRPVIGRAPGQKGMWLAVGHAHWGLTLGPVTGRLLGEMMSGETPFVDPKGFAAERFL; encoded by the coding sequence ATGGCACGTACTGACGTTATCGTTCTCGGCGGCGGGATTGTCGGCACCTCGATCGCGCTGCAGCTCGTCAAGCGCGGTATGAGTGTGGCGCTCATCGAGCGAGGCAGGCCGGGCGAAGAGACCTCCTATGGCAATGCCGGGGTGATCGAAGGCTCGACCATCATGCCGCCGGCCTTTCCGAGCGATTTCGGTGCGCTGTTGCGGGTGGCTCTCAAGCAGGCGAGCGACGCCAATTATCACATGAGTTTTCTGCCTTGGGTGGCGCCATGGCTGCTCAAGTTTCGCGCTTATTCTCAGCCGCAGGCCATTGAAAAGACGGCGCGGATCAACCGGCCCTTTTTTGCGCAGGCCATCCCGGAGCATGAGGAGCTGATGCTCCAGTCCGGCGCAACGCAGTTGCTCCGGTGCAATGGCTGGATCAAGCTCTACCGCAACGATGCGGCTATCACCGGGATGAAGCGGGAATTCGAGTTGGCCCGCGAATTTAATGTCCCGGTCGAGGTTCTCGATCCGGATGGCGTGCGCAAGCTCGAGCCGTCGATCAATCCGACCTTCAAGCACGCAGTCTATTGGCCGGCGGCGGTCAGCCTCAGCGATCCGCTGGCCTTGACCCAGGCTTATGCGGCGCGGTTTGCCGCGCTGGGCGGCTTCACCTTTAAAGGCGACGCCCTCCGCCTGCATCGCTCGGGCAGCAACTGGCGGGTCGAGACCGACGAGGGCCCGATCGATGCGCCCGAAGTGATTGTCGCACTGGGGCCGTGGGCACCGGACCTCCTGAAGAACTTCGGCATCCGGCTGCCGATGGGCTTCAAGCGCGGTTATCACCGTCACTTCAAGACGGAAGAAAGCGCGCCGCTGTCGCGACCGGTTGTCGACGTTCACTACGGTTACCTGATTACGCCGATGCGGCAGGGCATTCGCCTCACGACCGGCGCCGAATTTGCGCCGCGCGATGCCGCGGCGACGCCGGCGCAGATCGATCGTCTGATGCCGAAGCTGAAAGAACTCTACCGGATCGGTTCGCCGGCGGAGGACCGCACGTGGCTCGGGGCACGACCGTGCTTCCCGGACTCACGGCCGGTCATCGGTCGCGCACCGGGGCAAAAGGGCATGTGGTTGGCCGTCGGCCATGCGCATTGGGGGCTGACGCTCGGTCCTGTTACCGGGCGCCTGCTCGGCGAGATGATGAGCGGCGAAACACCGTTTGTCGATCCGAAGGGCTTTGCCGCGGAACGGTTTCTCTAG
- a CDS encoding KTSC domain-containing protein, which produces MPSSVVAKIAYDEKLSRLVVTFVSGRVYEYYLVPPSVADSFSTAPSKGTYFNEHIRDNYTCREITSATSFRRSGT; this is translated from the coding sequence ATGCCATCCAGTGTCGTCGCGAAGATCGCCTACGATGAAAAACTCAGCCGGCTGGTCGTGACCTTCGTCAGCGGCCGTGTCTATGAGTACTATCTGGTGCCGCCCTCGGTCGCGGATTCTTTCAGCACCGCCCCGTCGAAGGGAACGTATTTCAACGAACACATCCGCGACAACTACACGTGCCGCGAGATCACGTCGGCCACATCGTTCAGACGCAGTGGAACCTAG
- a CDS encoding P1 family peptidase translates to MRNLITDVAGLRVGHAHDEKLASGSTVILFDRPVTAAVDVRGGGPGTRETALLDPAQTLEHADAIVLSGGSAFGLDAPSGTQAFLREKGRGFRIGSAIVPIVPGAIMFDLLNGGDKNWDRYPPYREFGYEATRTASVDFALGSVGAGLGATTVNFKGGVGSASAKTPGGITVGAIVVINAVGTAVVGDGPHFWAAPFEKNGEFGGRGMPSQFSPSDLAIRAKGGPQENTTIAMIATDAKLSKAQCNRLAVMAQDGLARAIYPVHSPLDGDVVFSAATGDKELDDPYYGLAELGMVAANAMARAAARGVYEAKALPFPGAVPAWRDQFG, encoded by the coding sequence ATGCGCAATCTCATCACCGATGTCGCCGGCCTGCGCGTTGGCCATGCTCACGACGAAAAGCTCGCCTCCGGCAGTACCGTCATCCTGTTCGATCGCCCGGTCACGGCGGCAGTCGACGTCCGCGGTGGCGGCCCGGGCACACGCGAAACCGCCCTGCTCGACCCGGCCCAGACGCTCGAACACGCGGACGCCATCGTCCTGTCCGGCGGTTCGGCTTTCGGCCTTGATGCACCGTCCGGTACTCAGGCCTTCTTGCGCGAAAAGGGCCGCGGTTTCCGCATCGGCAGCGCCATCGTGCCGATCGTGCCCGGCGCAATCATGTTCGACCTGCTCAATGGTGGCGACAAGAACTGGGATCGGTACCCGCCCTATCGCGAGTTCGGCTACGAGGCCACGCGCACCGCATCTGTCGATTTTGCCCTCGGCAGCGTCGGCGCCGGGCTCGGGGCCACCACCGTCAATTTCAAGGGCGGGGTCGGCTCGGCTTCGGCGAAGACGCCCGGCGGCATCACTGTCGGCGCCATTGTCGTCATCAATGCCGTCGGCACTGCAGTGGTCGGCGACGGGCCGCATTTCTGGGCCGCACCTTTCGAGAAGAACGGCGAATTTGGCGGGCGCGGCATGCCGTCGCAGTTTTCGCCGAGCGATCTTGCCATCCGCGCCAAAGGCGGCCCGCAGGAAAACACCACGATTGCGATGATCGCGACCGACGCCAAGCTCAGCAAGGCGCAGTGCAACCGTCTCGCCGTTATGGCGCAAGACGGATTGGCGCGCGCGATCTATCCGGTGCATTCGCCGCTCGATGGCGATGTCGTGTTCTCCGCTGCGACCGGCGATAAGGAACTGGACGATCCGTATTACGGCCTCGCCGAGCTCGGCATGGTGGCCGCCAATGCGATGGCTCGCGCGGCAGCCCGGGGCGTGTATGAGGCCAAAGCACTGCCCTTCCCAGGCGCAGTACCAGCCTGGCGCGATCAATTCGGCTGA
- a CDS encoding cytochrome c biogenesis CcdA family protein produces MHADVSYFAALIAGIVSFLSPCVLPLVPPYLVYLAGTSLERFEARESEPRVKRETVMAAVLFVLGFSTVFVALGASASVIGGLIRAYAQPLSIVAGILIIVMGLHFLGLTPITWLYRQKRAQIAQPVGLWGAYVMGLAFAFGWTPCIGPILAAILAVAASEQTVAKGASLLAVYSLGLGIPFVAAALAIEPFAAFLARFKKYMHRVEQAMGALLVLTGIAFLTGSINLFSIWLLETFPVLGKIG; encoded by the coding sequence ATGCATGCTGACGTTTCATACTTCGCCGCGTTGATCGCCGGTATCGTCTCGTTCCTGTCGCCCTGCGTTCTGCCGCTGGTGCCGCCTTATCTCGTCTATCTGGCCGGCACGTCGCTCGAGCGCTTCGAGGCGCGCGAGTCGGAACCGCGCGTTAAGCGTGAAACGGTGATGGCGGCGGTGCTGTTCGTGCTCGGATTCTCCACTGTATTCGTGGCGCTGGGTGCAAGCGCCAGCGTCATCGGCGGGCTGATCCGAGCCTATGCGCAGCCTTTATCGATCGTCGCCGGCATTCTCATCATCGTCATGGGCCTGCATTTCCTCGGACTGACGCCGATCACTTGGTTGTACCGGCAGAAGCGGGCGCAGATTGCGCAACCGGTGGGGCTGTGGGGCGCCTATGTGATGGGGCTCGCCTTCGCTTTCGGCTGGACCCCGTGCATCGGCCCGATCCTGGCCGCCATTCTCGCCGTTGCCGCTTCCGAGCAGACCGTGGCGAAGGGCGCGAGCCTGCTGGCGGTCTATTCGCTGGGCCTGGGGATTCCGTTCGTTGCCGCGGCGCTGGCGATCGAACCGTTCGCGGCGTTTCTCGCGCGCTTCAAAAAGTACATGCACCGCGTCGAGCAGGCGATGGGCGCGTTGCTGGTGCTGACCGGCATCGCCTTTCTCACGGGCAGCATCAACCTCTTCAGCATCTGGCTGCTGGAGACATTTCCGGTGCTGGGCAAGATCGGGTGA
- a CDS encoding branched-chain amino acid ABC transporter substrate-binding protein produces the protein MKKLTTLGLALGVAVAMSSAASAQVKFAVAGPITGPNAAFGAQLKNGSQQAIDDINAAGGILGQKLSVQFGDDVSDPKQGVSVANKFAGDGVKFVIGHFNSGVTIPASDVYQENGILAVTPSATNPTLTERKLWNIFRTCGRDDQQGAVAGAYILKHYKGKKIAVVHDKTTYGKGLADETVKAMEKGGMKAALYEGINTGEKDFSALVSKIKSSGAELVYWGGLHTEGGLIVRQMRDQGVKAPLMGGDGITSDEFASIGGPGVEGTLMTFGPDARNNPAAKDIVAKFRAAKFEPEAYTLYSYAAVQIIKQAAESAKSLEPKKVAEKMHSGMVFKTVLGDISYDKKGDRTNLDYVMYIWKKNAAGKITYVECPGNDCSKAK, from the coding sequence ATGAAAAAACTTACGACTCTCGGTCTTGCGCTCGGCGTCGCCGTTGCGATGTCCAGCGCCGCTTCCGCGCAAGTTAAATTCGCCGTCGCCGGTCCGATCACCGGCCCGAACGCCGCGTTCGGCGCCCAGCTCAAGAACGGATCGCAGCAGGCGATCGACGACATCAACGCCGCCGGCGGCATCCTCGGTCAGAAGCTCTCAGTTCAATTTGGCGACGACGTATCCGACCCGAAGCAGGGCGTGTCGGTGGCCAACAAGTTCGCCGGCGATGGCGTCAAGTTCGTGATCGGCCACTTCAACTCCGGCGTCACCATTCCGGCGTCCGATGTTTATCAGGAGAACGGCATCCTCGCCGTCACGCCATCGGCCACCAACCCGACGCTAACCGAACGCAAGCTCTGGAACATCTTCCGTACTTGCGGCCGCGACGACCAGCAGGGTGCCGTTGCCGGCGCCTACATCCTCAAGCACTACAAGGGCAAGAAGATCGCCGTCGTTCATGACAAGACCACCTACGGCAAGGGTCTCGCCGACGAAACCGTCAAGGCCATGGAAAAGGGCGGCATGAAGGCCGCGCTGTATGAAGGCATCAACACCGGCGAGAAGGACTTCTCGGCGCTGGTGTCGAAGATCAAATCGTCGGGCGCCGAGCTCGTCTACTGGGGCGGCCTGCACACCGAAGGCGGCCTGATCGTGCGCCAGATGCGCGACCAGGGCGTCAAGGCTCCGCTGATGGGCGGCGACGGCATCACCTCCGACGAGTTCGCCTCGATCGGTGGTCCGGGCGTCGAAGGCACGCTGATGACCTTCGGTCCGGATGCGCGTAACAACCCGGCCGCCAAGGACATCGTGGCCAAGTTCCGCGCCGCGAAGTTCGAGCCGGAAGCCTACACGCTGTACTCCTACGCCGCGGTGCAGATCATCAAGCAGGCCGCGGAATCGGCGAAGTCGCTCGAGCCGAAGAAAGTCGCTGAGAAGATGCACTCGGGCATGGTGTTCAAGACCGTGCTCGGCGACATCTCGTACGACAAGAAGGGCGACCGCACCAACCTCGACTACGTGATGTACATCTGGAAGAAGAACGCGGCCGGCAAGATCACCTACGTCGAGTGCCCCGGCAACGACTGCTCGAAGGCGAAGTAA
- a CDS encoding DUF6867 family protein, whose protein sequence is MEPATASVMGLIYEEGSLWIFVLVTIILGGGAAWLAGRAVAGTWRPAWQVFVYCLILGCAVRFIHYSLFGGTLISLHYYLIDTTVVMAFGFLGFRAARVSQMITHYSWINEPGGPLRWRRRGR, encoded by the coding sequence ATGGAGCCAGCAACCGCCTCGGTCATGGGACTGATCTACGAAGAAGGCTCGCTCTGGATCTTCGTTCTGGTCACCATCATCCTCGGCGGCGGCGCCGCCTGGCTGGCCGGGCGCGCCGTGGCCGGAACCTGGCGGCCGGCGTGGCAGGTCTTTGTCTATTGTCTGATCCTGGGCTGCGCGGTGCGCTTTATTCACTATTCCCTGTTCGGTGGCACCCTGATCTCGCTCCACTATTACCTGATCGATACCACCGTCGTTATGGCTTTCGGATTCTTGGGCTTTCGGGCGGCCCGCGTGTCGCAGATGATCACTCATTATAGCTGGATCAACGAACCCGGCGGGCCTTTGCGCTGGCGCCGCCGCGGGCGTTGA
- a CDS encoding ABC transporter ATP-binding protein, protein MTALLTVRGVKTFYGRVIALKGVDLDVNDGEIVTLIGANGAGKSTLMMTICGNPRAREGTITFAGQDITNLPTHEIARLKLAQSPEGRRIFSRMTVLENLQMGAMVSDEANFAGDLERMLTLFPRLKQRIDQRGGTLSGGEQQMLAIARALMARPRLLLLDEPSLGLAPLIVKQIFEAIKTLNKLDGLTVFLVEQNAYHALKLAHRGYVMVNGLITLSGTGKELLQRPEIKQAYLEGGA, encoded by the coding sequence ATGACCGCCCTGCTTACGGTTCGTGGCGTCAAGACATTTTACGGCCGCGTCATCGCATTGAAGGGCGTCGATCTTGATGTCAATGACGGCGAGATCGTCACTCTGATCGGCGCCAATGGGGCCGGCAAGTCGACACTCATGATGACAATCTGCGGCAATCCGCGCGCGCGGGAAGGCACCATCACCTTCGCCGGCCAGGACATCACCAATCTGCCGACCCACGAGATTGCTCGTCTCAAACTTGCACAGTCGCCCGAAGGTCGCCGCATCTTCTCGCGCATGACCGTGCTCGAGAATTTGCAGATGGGCGCCATGGTCTCTGACGAGGCCAACTTCGCCGGCGACCTCGAACGCATGCTCACATTGTTCCCGCGGCTCAAGCAGCGCATCGATCAGCGCGGCGGCACCCTGTCCGGCGGCGAACAGCAGATGCTGGCGATTGCGCGGGCACTGATGGCGCGGCCACGACTATTATTGCTCGACGAGCCATCGCTCGGGCTGGCGCCGCTGATCGTCAAACAGATCTTCGAGGCGATCAAGACGCTCAACAAACTTGACGGCCTCACCGTATTCCTGGTCGAGCAGAACGCCTATCACGCGCTCAAGCTGGCGCATCGCGGCTACGTCATGGTCAACGGACTGATTACCTTGTCCGGCACCGGCAAGGAACTGCTGCAGCGACCGGAGATCAAACAAGCCTATCTCGAAGGAGGCGCGTGA
- a CDS encoding ABC transporter ATP-binding protein, with translation MAALSDGVVGAPKIGAKGDTLLRVEHLTMRFGGLVAVDKLSFEAKQGDITALIGPNGAGKTTVFNCITGFYKPSEGRIGLAHGLPAVWDEIDVLTDGGHRSITTAEGALYLLERMPDYLVTQQARVARTFQNIRLFPGMTLLENLLVAQHNRLMLASGYTLLGIFGVPSYRRAERAALDKAQQWLDRVGLLHRADDPAGDLPYGDQRRLEIARAMCTDPVLLCLDEPAAGLNPRESAELNELLLSIRNDFGMSILLIEHDMSVVMEISDHVVVLDYGVKISDGAPEDVRNDPKVIAAYLGVQDDEVEEVEAEVGL, from the coding sequence ATGGCCGCTTTGTCGGACGGTGTCGTCGGCGCGCCGAAGATTGGCGCCAAGGGCGACACGCTGCTTCGCGTCGAACATCTGACCATGCGTTTCGGCGGCCTTGTCGCAGTCGATAAGTTGTCGTTCGAAGCCAAACAGGGCGATATCACCGCACTGATCGGTCCGAACGGCGCCGGCAAGACCACCGTCTTCAACTGCATCACCGGCTTCTACAAACCGAGCGAGGGCCGCATCGGTCTGGCGCATGGCCTGCCGGCGGTCTGGGACGAGATCGACGTGCTGACCGATGGCGGCCATCGCAGCATCACCACGGCCGAGGGCGCGCTCTATCTGCTCGAGCGCATGCCGGACTATCTGGTGACGCAGCAGGCGCGTGTCGCCCGCACGTTCCAGAACATCCGCCTGTTCCCGGGCATGACATTGCTCGAAAACTTGCTGGTCGCTCAGCACAACAGGCTGATGCTCGCCTCCGGATATACATTGCTCGGCATTTTCGGTGTGCCGTCCTACCGGCGCGCCGAGCGAGCTGCTCTCGATAAGGCGCAGCAGTGGCTAGATCGGGTCGGCCTCCTCCACCGCGCCGACGATCCGGCCGGCGATCTGCCCTACGGCGACCAGCGCCGCCTCGAAATCGCGCGCGCTATGTGTACCGATCCCGTCCTGCTGTGTCTCGATGAGCCTGCCGCCGGCCTCAATCCGCGCGAAAGCGCCGAACTCAACGAACTACTGTTGTCGATCCGCAACGACTTCGGCATGTCGATTCTGCTCATCGAGCACGACATGTCGGTCGTCATGGAAATCTCCGATCACGTCGTCGTGCTCGATTACGGCGTCAAGATTTCCGACGGCGCACCTGAAGACGTGCGCAACGACCCCAAAGTGATCGCCGCCTATCTCGGCGTCCAGGACGACGAGGTGGAAGAGGTCGAGGCGGAGGTGGGCCTATGA
- the livM gene encoding high-affinity branched-chain amino acid ABC transporter permease LivM, which yields MQQASPVNGTNAFAAFRDAALTALISFGLFLPLIGFETVVNIRNELTLDTRWSLLFSIVGLIFVGRLAYSLFAAPQIAQRKQRAAATPAWLGTIGKWFVPFAIGFVIVYPVLVMGTAGSSGALKWVDNFGIQILIYVMLGWGLNIVVGLAGLLDLGYVAFYAVGAYSYALLAKEFGFSFWLLMPLAGIMASFWGVLLGFPVLRLRGDYLAIVTLAFGEIIRVVLINWVDLTNGYAGISGIPRPTFFGIPFTAGDDGFAAVFGLEFSPIYRTIFLYYVILALAFLTAFVTVRLRRLPVGRAWEALREDEVACRSLGVNTTNTKLTAFSIGAMFGGFAGSFFAARQGFISPESFTFIESATIVAIVVLGGMGSQIGVAVAAVVMIGGTEIMRELNFLKQIFGESFDPTQYRMLIFGFAMVLIMVFRPRGFVSTRQPTVFLKERKSISSDLVGEGHG from the coding sequence ATGCAGCAGGCATCTCCGGTCAATGGCACCAATGCGTTTGCCGCCTTCCGCGACGCGGCGCTCACCGCGCTGATATCGTTCGGTCTGTTCCTGCCGCTGATCGGGTTCGAGACCGTCGTCAATATCCGCAACGAACTAACGCTGGATACGCGCTGGTCACTTCTCTTCAGCATAGTCGGTTTGATCTTTGTCGGGCGGCTTGCTTACTCGCTTTTTGCGGCACCGCAGATCGCACAGCGCAAGCAGCGCGCTGCCGCTACGCCGGCTTGGCTGGGGACAATCGGCAAATGGTTCGTCCCCTTCGCCATCGGTTTCGTCATCGTCTATCCGGTGCTGGTCATGGGCACCGCCGGCTCCAGCGGAGCGCTCAAGTGGGTCGATAACTTCGGCATCCAGATCCTGATCTACGTCATGCTCGGGTGGGGTCTGAACATCGTCGTCGGCCTCGCCGGCCTTCTCGATCTCGGGTATGTCGCCTTCTACGCCGTCGGCGCATACTCCTACGCACTGCTCGCCAAGGAATTCGGCTTTTCGTTCTGGCTGCTGATGCCGCTCGCCGGCATCATGGCATCGTTCTGGGGCGTATTGCTCGGTTTTCCGGTGCTGCGGTTGCGTGGCGACTATCTTGCCATCGTCACGCTCGCGTTCGGCGAAATCATTCGCGTCGTGCTGATCAACTGGGTCGATCTGACCAATGGCTATGCCGGTATCAGCGGCATTCCGAGGCCGACCTTCTTCGGCATTCCGTTCACTGCCGGCGACGACGGTTTCGCGGCAGTGTTCGGCCTCGAGTTCTCCCCGATCTATCGAACGATCTTTCTCTATTATGTTATCCTTGCGCTGGCCTTCCTGACCGCCTTCGTCACGGTACGGCTGCGCCGTCTGCCCGTTGGCCGCGCCTGGGAAGCCTTGCGCGAAGATGAGGTTGCCTGCCGCTCGCTCGGCGTTAACACTACCAACACCAAACTCACTGCCTTCTCCATCGGCGCCATGTTTGGTGGTTTCGCCGGCTCATTCTTCGCCGCGCGTCAGGGCTTTATCTCACCTGAGAGCTTCACCTTCATCGAGTCGGCGACCATCGTGGCCATTGTTGTGCTCGGCGGCATGGGCAGCCAGATCGGCGTCGCGGTTGCCGCCGTCGTCATGATCGGCGGCACCGAGATCATGCGCGAACTGAATTTCCTCAAGCAGATCTTCGGCGAGTCCTTCGACCCGACACAGTACCGCATGCTGATATTCGGCTTTGCCATGGTGCTGATCATGGTGTTCCGCCCGCGCGGCTTCGTCTCCACACGGCAACCGACCGTGTTCCTGAAGGAGCGCAAGAGCATTTCGTCCGACCTGGTCGGCGAAGGTCACGGGTAG
- a CDS encoding ABC transporter permease subunit produces MEVFIQQLINGITLGSIYGLIAIGYTMVFGIIGMVNFAHGDVFMVSSFVALIAFLFITTWIGVPSVVVALLIVLLVAMLFTSLVNWAIERLAYRPLRGSFRLAPLISAIGMSIFLSNFVQVTQGPRNKAIPPMVHGEMVLFSQNGYNVTISLKQAIIWGVTAILLVAFWYLVAKTRLGRAQRACEQDQKMAALVGVNVDQTISITFVIAAALAAVAGTLYLTYYGVVNFADGFVPGVKAFTAAVLGGIGSLPGAVIGGLLIGLIETMWSAYFSIDYKDVAAFSVLAITLIFLPQGLFGRPDVEKV; encoded by the coding sequence ATGGAAGTATTTATCCAGCAGCTCATAAACGGCATTACGCTCGGATCGATCTACGGTCTGATCGCCATCGGTTATACGATGGTATTTGGCATTATTGGCATGGTGAATTTCGCCCACGGCGACGTCTTTATGGTGTCGTCTTTTGTGGCGCTGATCGCCTTCTTGTTCATCACCACCTGGATTGGTGTTCCATCCGTCGTGGTCGCGCTGCTAATCGTGTTGCTGGTCGCGATGCTGTTCACCTCGCTGGTGAATTGGGCAATCGAGCGCCTCGCCTATCGGCCGCTACGCGGCTCCTTCCGGCTGGCGCCACTGATTTCGGCAATTGGCATGTCGATCTTCCTGTCTAACTTCGTGCAGGTCACGCAGGGTCCGCGCAACAAGGCAATCCCGCCGATGGTGCATGGCGAAATGGTGCTGTTCTCGCAGAACGGCTACAACGTTACCATCTCGCTCAAGCAGGCAATCATCTGGGGCGTCACGGCGATCCTGCTCGTCGCCTTCTGGTATCTCGTCGCCAAGACCCGTCTGGGCCGCGCCCAGCGCGCTTGCGAGCAGGACCAGAAGATGGCTGCACTGGTCGGCGTCAACGTCGATCAGACGATCTCAATCACCTTCGTAATCGCTGCTGCGCTCGCTGCCGTCGCCGGCACGCTGTACCTCACCTATTATGGCGTGGTGAACTTCGCCGACGGCTTTGTGCCCGGCGTAAAGGCCTTCACCGCTGCGGTGCTGGGCGGCATCGGCTCACTGCCGGGCGCAGTGATTGGCGGGCTGCTGATCGGTCTCATCGAGACGATGTGGTCGGCCTATTTCTCCATCGACTACAAGGACGTTGCCGCTTTTTCGGTGCTGGCGATAACCCTGATCTTCCTGCCGCAGGGCCTGTTCGGCCGCCCCGACGTCGAAAAGGTCTGA
- the pcaC gene encoding 4-carboxymuconolactone decarboxylase encodes MDEKERYDLGMAKRRKVLGAAWVDRANANKTALNEEFQDFITRAAWGEVWTRPHYDDRTRRILVIGTMLALGHWDEFVMHVRAALTEGGFTPDDIKEIILQQAIYCGVPAANHAFKEAATVIAGLEKK; translated from the coding sequence ATGGACGAAAAAGAACGTTACGACCTCGGCATGGCGAAGCGCCGAAAGGTGCTCGGTGCCGCCTGGGTCGATCGCGCCAATGCCAACAAGACGGCGCTCAACGAGGAATTCCAGGATTTCATTACCCGCGCCGCCTGGGGCGAAGTATGGACCCGACCGCATTACGACGATCGCACCCGGCGTATTCTGGTCATCGGTACCATGCTCGCGCTCGGCCACTGGGACGAATTCGTCATGCATGTGCGCGCGGCGTTGACCGAAGGCGGCTTCACGCCGGACGATATCAAGGAAATCATCTTGCAGCAGGCGATCTATTGTGGCGTGCCGGCAGCCAATCACGCCTTCAAGGAAGCAGCGACCGTCATCGCCGGCCTTGAGAAAAAATAG
- the pcaD gene encoding 3-oxoadipate enol-lactonase, whose translation MPTITADDGCPIHVELTGSEGSPALMLSNSLGTNLHMWDDQVGEWSKYFRVIRYDRRGHGQSGASKGPYSMERLGRDVLSVLDALGVEKTHWCGLSMGGMVGQWLGANAPSRISKLILSNTNSYYADKKIWEDRIRFLDSNDLDKLVDPNMERWFTADFRARAPQAVARMREIFLTTSKEGYVACCQAIRDMDLRASNPSIAALTLVIVGAQDPATPPSQGEAIAQQIKSAKLISFEAAHIANMEQPAPYTKAVLDFLKS comes from the coding sequence ATGCCGACGATCACCGCCGACGATGGCTGCCCGATCCATGTCGAGCTCACTGGCAGCGAGGGCTCACCAGCGCTGATGCTGTCGAACTCGCTGGGCACCAACCTTCACATGTGGGACGACCAGGTCGGCGAATGGTCGAAGTACTTTCGCGTCATCCGCTACGACCGCCGCGGCCATGGCCAATCTGGCGCGTCAAAAGGTCCCTATTCCATGGAGCGGCTTGGCCGCGACGTCTTGAGCGTACTTGATGCCCTTGGGGTCGAGAAGACACACTGGTGCGGGCTCTCGATGGGCGGCATGGTCGGCCAGTGGTTGGGCGCCAACGCACCCTCGCGCATCAGCAAACTCATCCTGTCGAACACCAACTCGTACTATGCAGACAAGAAAATATGGGAAGACCGCATCCGCTTCCTCGATAGCAACGACCTCGACAAGCTGGTCGATCCCAATATGGAGCGCTGGTTCACCGCCGACTTCCGCGCCAGGGCGCCGCAAGCGGTTGCGCGCATGAGAGAGATCTTCCTGACCACCAGCAAGGAGGGCTATGTCGCCTGCTGCCAGGCCATCCGCGACATGGATTTACGCGCCTCCAATCCGTCGATCGCCGCCCTCACCCTGGTAATCGTTGGCGCACAGGATCCGGCGACGCCGCCATCCCAGGGCGAAGCCATCGCCCAGCAAATCAAGAGCGCGAAGCTCATCAGCTTCGAAGCTGCGCACATCGCCAACATGGAGCAGCCCGCGCCATATACCAAGGCCGTGCTCGACTTCCTCAAGTCCTGA
- a CDS encoding SRPBCC family protein: MAMTMTGEVQLPATREVVYAKLNDPEVLKACIPGCETLTLTSPTDFEAVAVTKIGPVKARFKGKVHLTDLDPPNGYKISGEGDGGVAGFAKGGATVTLTEKDGGTLLTYNVEAQIGGKLAQLGQRLVNGAAKKTADDFFKNFAANVGGASA, encoded by the coding sequence ATGGCGATGACAATGACGGGCGAGGTGCAGCTTCCGGCCACCCGCGAGGTGGTCTATGCGAAGCTCAACGATCCCGAAGTGCTCAAAGCCTGCATTCCCGGCTGCGAGACCCTGACGCTCACGTCGCCGACCGATTTCGAGGCCGTTGCGGTAACGAAGATCGGTCCGGTGAAAGCGCGCTTCAAGGGCAAGGTGCATCTCACCGATCTCGACCCGCCAAATGGCTACAAGATTTCGGGTGAGGGCGACGGCGGCGTTGCCGGCTTCGCCAAGGGCGGCGCGACTGTGACGCTGACCGAAAAGGACGGCGGCACGCTTCTCACCTACAATGTGGAGGCGCAGATCGGCGGCAAGCTCGCCCAGCTCGGACAGCGCCTAGTCAACGGTGCGGCAAAGAAAACCGCCGATGATTTCTTCAAGAATTTCGCGGCGAATGTCGGTGGCGCTTCAGCCTGA